GACGTCTTTCGCTGCTGGCGAAAGGCGTCCGGAAGGCCAGATCGAAATCGCAGGGCCTCTTGCAGCCCTTCATCCCGTTGCGGCTGAGCTATCTCGGCAAGGCGGAATTAAAGACCCTGACCGATGCCGAACTGGCGGAGCCGTTTCGGCCGTTGACCGGGTTGGCGTTGTACTGCGGTTTCTACCTGAACGAATTGATCGAAGCTTTTTTGCACAAGGACGATCCGCACCCCGAATTGTTTGCCGATTATTGCCAATGTCTGACCGATTTGCGGCAGGGCGGCTCGCTCGAAGCGGTGCTGCGAAACTTCGAACTCAATTTGATCGAGAAGGCGGGTTACGGATTGCAGCTTGCGTATGACATGCAGCACGGTAAGCCGGTCGAACCGTCGAAATGCTATCACCTCGGCGCCGAGCTGAGTCCGGTCGAAGCTGCCGAGGGCATTTATACCGGAAAAAGCTTGCTGGCGATTCAGGCCCGGAATTTCAGCGATCCGGCTGTGCTGGCCGCGGCGAAAGCCTTGCTGAGGCAGGTACTGGACCAGTTGCTGCACGGGAAACCGCTGAACAGCCGCAAGGTTCTCAACGAAATCATCAAACGTTTGTAAACTCATGGACAGCAGAGAAATTTTATTAGGCGTCAATATCGATCATGTGGCTACCGTCCGGCAGGCGCGCGGTACCGTGTACCCGGAGCCCGTCCAGGCGGCCCTGGCGGCCGAGCAGGCCGGTGCGGACAGCATCACCGCGCATCTGCGCGAAGATCGCCGGCACATTCAGGATCGCGACCTGTTTTTATTGAAGGAGATGATCCAGACCCGGCTGAACATGGAGATGGCGGTGACCGAAGAAATGGTCGGCATCGCGGAAAAACTCAAGCCGGCCGCCTGCTGCCTGGTGCCGGAAAAGCGTGAGGAGTTGACGACCGAAGGCGGATTGGACGTGGCCGGGAATCTGCTTCACATCGCCTCGGCCTGTGCTAGGCTGGCGGCCGTCGGAGTGGAGGTATCCCTGTTCATCGATCCGGAAGCGGCGCAGATCGAAGCTGCGGTCAAGGCCGGTGCGCCGGTTGTCGAACTGCATACCGGCCGCTATGCGGAAGCGCCGACTCCGGCCGCCCGCGCCCTGGAGCTGGAACGCATCCGGACAGCCGCGCGCCTGGCTGACCGCGCCGGCTTGCAGGTCAACGCAGGACATGGGCTGAATTACCATAATGTCCAGGCTATCTGCCGGATTCCCGAAATCGTCGAATTGAACATCGGGCACTCGATCGTTGCCCGGGCATTGTTCAGCGGCTTTGCGCAGGCGGTCGGGGATTTGAAACGGTTGATGGTGCAAAGCCGGTTATCCGGCCGTTAAAGCATCGTATGAAGCTGGTCCATCACCAATTGACTTCGCCGGGCGACCGGGAGATCAACCAGGACTGCATGGCTTACCGGATCGGCCACGACTTTGCCGTGTTTGTCGTCGCCGATGGTCTGGGCGGACATTATGCCGGGGAAAAAGCGTCGCGTTTCTTTTGCCACGGACTGATCAAGAATACCCAAGCCTTTGCGGATCTGATGTGCGGGAAACCGGCGGCCACGATGTCGCTATGGGTGGATGCGGCGATTGAAGAAATGCGGTATCTGTCGGCGAATGATCCGGAGGCTCTTCAGGCGCATACCACCTGCGCGATTCTTTATCTCGGCAAAGCGTGCGTGTTAACGGCGCATTGCGGCGATTCGCGGGTGTACCGGCTGAATTCGCAGGGGATCGTCTGGCGGACGCGGGATCATTCGGTTCTGCAGGGACTCCTGGAAGAAGGCAAAATCACCGAAGCCGAAATGGGCGGTCATCCGGAGCAGAATTGCCTGTTGCGCAGCATCAATATCGCGATGGGGTACGAAGTCGAGATCAATGTTTATCCGGCTCCGCAGGCGGGAGAAACCTTTGTTCTCTGCAGCGACGGATTTTGGGAAAATGTGAAAGCTCAGGAACTGGTTCAGCTGGCGCAACCCCAAACCGAACTGGATGACTTGGGAAAAATAGCCAGACTCTCGCTGTTGCGCGCAAGTGGCAAGAGCGACAATATTACCGTGCAGTGGGTCCGCTGTCTGGCGACGTGAAGGCGATTGCTGGTTCCGTTTGCTGAGAATTTGGTCGATCATTACTTCCCCGCCGAGTGCTCGCTTATCGTTAGCCCATCTTCTTGCCTAGCTTGAGTTGTCAGCCGCTGCTGTAGGGTAGGCTGTGCGTACCATTGGAGTGAAAAGGTACGCACAGCGTACCCTACATGCAAAATAAGGGGAGGGGGAAGGGCGTATTTGCCCCGTTGTCGCCGTCCGAGGTCGCGCAATGTGGATGAACGATCGGGCAGCCCTGTCTTAAGCCGGTTTGCGGATGGTTTATTTTAATAATGGGACGGAGGGCTTTCCCCCGGTACATTTCTACTGCGCGGCGAAGCCGTGCTTGCGCATCCGGTAAAGCAGCGTATCCCGGGAAAGACCCAGCAATCGTGCCGACTGGCTGCGGTTGCCATGAGTCCGATTCAGGGCCTGATAGATCAGGTCGGCTTCCAGTGTGTCCAATTGCACGCCGCCTTCGGGAAGCTTGAAGCCGGTTTCGAGATTGCGTTCTTCATCCACGCCGCGGGTAAATTCAAACGGCAGGTTCTCGGGTTCGATGGTTCTGCCCGCCAGCAAAATGCACAGCCGTTCGCACAAATTGCGCAATTCCCGGATGTTGCCCGGCCACGGATAAGCCTTCAGGATTTTGAGCGAATGCCGGCTGAATTTGGGGGCATCGATTGAATGCGTTTTCGAGAATACATTCAGGAAGTGGTTGATCAGCGGCCCGATGTCTTCGGATCGCTGGGCCAGGGAGGGCAGTTCCAGCGGCACCACATTCAGCCGGAAATACAAGTCTTGCCGGAATTCGCCGGCGGCGATTTGCTGGACGAGGTCGCTGTTGGTCGCGGCGATCACGCGCACGTTGACTTTATAGGGCTTGGTGTCGCCGACCGCGAGGCATTCGCCCGAATCCAGAAAGCGCAGCAGCTTTGCCTGGATCGAAACCGGCAACGAGTTGATTTCGTCCAGAAACAGGGTGCCGCCGTCGGCGGCCTGGAACAGGCCCTGCTGGTTCGCAATCGCGCCGGTGAAAGCGCCTTTCCTGTGGCCGAACAACTCGGATTCGATCAGGGTCTCGGGCAGTGCGGCGCAGTTCAGCGTAATGAACGGCTTGCGCGCGCGCGGACTGGCTTTTTGCAGGGCATTCGCCAATACTTCCTTGCCGGTGCCGGTTTCGCCCTTGATCAAGATTGTGACATCGGTCATGGCGGCGATGCCGGCGCTGCGCAACAACGATTCCAATGCGGGGGATTGACCAATGATCGAGCTAAAAGGGTTCATAAGTGGATCCTCTCAATGAATTGCGGAATGCGCCGTGTAAGCCATCGGATTCAGCCACGGCAGGGCGGCGAACAAAGCGAGCGCAATCATGATCAGGCCTGCAGCCTGCTTGAAATAGCGCCATCTGGATAACCGCACCAATGATCCTGTCATTATACCGATACCCATGACAGCCGGTAAAGTGCCGAGTCCGAAAAAAAACATCGTCAGCATGCTGTGCGGAATACTGCCGGCAGTGGCGGCCAAGGCCAGCGCCGCATAGACCAAGCCGCACGGCAACCAGCCCCAGACTATCCCGAACAGGAAGGCGTGCCAGCGGTTCTTGACCGGGATCAGTTTGCGTCCGTAAGGTTCGATCAGCTTCCACAACCGCAGGCCGGCTTTTTCGACATAGGCGAAACGCGGAAACCAGCCGGCAATATAAAGGCCGGAACCGGTCATGATCACCGCGGAAACGATTTGCAGCAGCCGGTAGCCCTGTATGCGCCCGACCGAATGCAAAATCAGCAGATCGATCATGCCGGCCAGGGCGCCGGCCAGTGCATAGCTCAGGATGCGCCCGGCATTGTAGTTGAAGACGTAGGGAAGCAGCGAGGATTTTCTGGCGCGGATTTCGGCGCTCAAGCTGAGCGTCAGCGTGCCGATAATCGATCCGCACATCCCGATGCAATGGACGCTGCTGAACAGCCCCATCAAAAACGCGACCGGATAGGATGTCGAAAAGGCGGGGTCAAGTACCATCGTTTCCCCGCATTAACGCACGGTCGGGCAAAGCATTTGCGAGCAACAGAAACACCGGCTCAACGGAATTGATCGCGAATCTGTCCCTGAATTTTTTCGGCCATCGCTTTCGGATCGGCGGCGTCGCGTATCGGCCGGCCCACCACGATATAATCGGCGCCGTTCCGGAAGGCGGTTTCGACGGTCGCCACCCGTTTTTGATCGTCTTCTTCGCGGTTATCGACCGGCCGTATTCCCGGCGTGACGACCAAGAGGCGCTGGCCCAGCTCCTCGCGCAGCATCGGCGCTTCGAGCCCGGACGAAACGACGCCGTCGCAGCCGTGCTGCAAGGCGCGCCGGGC
The genomic region above belongs to Methylomicrobium agile and contains:
- a CDS encoding sigma-54 interaction domain-containing protein, whose amino-acid sequence is MNPFSSIIGQSPALESLLRSAGIAAMTDVTILIKGETGTGKEVLANALQKASPRARKPFITLNCAALPETLIESELFGHRKGAFTGAIANQQGLFQAADGGTLFLDEINSLPVSIQAKLLRFLDSGECLAVGDTKPYKVNVRVIAATNSDLVQQIAAGEFRQDLYFRLNVVPLELPSLAQRSEDIGPLINHFLNVFSKTHSIDAPKFSRHSLKILKAYPWPGNIRELRNLCERLCILLAGRTIEPENLPFEFTRGVDEERNLETGFKLPEGGVQLDTLEADLIYQALNRTHGNRSQSARLLGLSRDTLLYRMRKHGFAAQ
- the pdxJ gene encoding pyridoxine 5'-phosphate synthase → MDSREILLGVNIDHVATVRQARGTVYPEPVQAALAAEQAGADSITAHLREDRRHIQDRDLFLLKEMIQTRLNMEMAVTEEMVGIAEKLKPAACCLVPEKREELTTEGGLDVAGNLLHIASACARLAAVGVEVSLFIDPEAAQIEAAVKAGAPVVELHTGRYAEAPTPAARALELERIRTAARLADRAGLQVNAGHGLNYHNVQAICRIPEIVELNIGHSIVARALFSGFAQAVGDLKRLMVQSRLSGR
- the recO gene encoding DNA repair protein RecO gives rise to the protein MTENRVFLQPAYILQQRDYRESSLIVEAFTQDFGRLSLLAKGVRKARSKSQGLLQPFIPLRLSYLGKAELKTLTDAELAEPFRPLTGLALYCGFYLNELIEAFLHKDDPHPELFADYCQCLTDLRQGGSLEAVLRNFELNLIEKAGYGLQLAYDMQHGKPVEPSKCYHLGAELSPVEAAEGIYTGKSLLAIQARNFSDPAVLAAAKALLRQVLDQLLHGKPLNSRKVLNEIIKRL
- a CDS encoding sulfite exporter TauE/SafE family protein — translated: MVLDPAFSTSYPVAFLMGLFSSVHCIGMCGSIIGTLTLSLSAEIRARKSSLLPYVFNYNAGRILSYALAGALAGMIDLLILHSVGRIQGYRLLQIVSAVIMTGSGLYIAGWFPRFAYVEKAGLRLWKLIEPYGRKLIPVKNRWHAFLFGIVWGWLPCGLVYAALALAATAGSIPHSMLTMFFFGLGTLPAVMGIGIMTGSLVRLSRWRYFKQAAGLIMIALALFAALPWLNPMAYTAHSAIH
- a CDS encoding PP2C family protein-serine/threonine phosphatase, translated to MKLVHHQLTSPGDREINQDCMAYRIGHDFAVFVVADGLGGHYAGEKASRFFCHGLIKNTQAFADLMCGKPAATMSLWVDAAIEEMRYLSANDPEALQAHTTCAILYLGKACVLTAHCGDSRVYRLNSQGIVWRTRDHSVLQGLLEEGKITEAEMGGHPEQNCLLRSINIAMGYEVEINVYPAPQAGETFVLCSDGFWENVKAQELVQLAQPQTELDDLGKIARLSLLRASGKSDNITVQWVRCLAT